The Chamaesiphon minutus PCC 6605 DNA window TCGTCCATACAAGCAACTGCTAGAACCATAGCCCGCTTGATAGAGGGCTGTTGCCACGGATTGTCTCTGTTTAAGTAGCGTCTTCAACTGGCGTAAGCGGTGTGCTTCTGTAAATGCGCGTGGAGTGGTGCCCATAATTTGCTTGAAGGTGCGTTGCAGGTAGGACGGGCTTTTATTAATCCGTTCACTGAGAACCTTTAAGGGTAGTGGATCTCGAACATTTGCCTCTATGTATCGACATACCTGTAAAACCAAATCGAACTGGGGATCGGGAGGCGCAGGGTTACGAGGACAACATCGCTGACAAGAACGAAACCCAGCCTGTTCAGCCACTTCAGGCAGCACAAAAAAGACGACCTGTTCCCGTCGAGGCTGTCTAGCAGCACATCCCGGTCGGCAGTAAACACCTGTAGATCGCACAGCGTATACGAAAACGCCATTGAGGCTAGTATCTCTACTTAGCACAGCTTGCCAACAATCTTCCTCCTTTAGTGTCATCGACTGATAAATATCACGTTCTTGATGCACCTGCTGATATCTCCTCTAGTCATTGTCCCTTCCAGTTAAAGATAAGCTGGATGAGCGCAGAAATCTATCCAAATCTTGCCTTTGAATTTTAGGTTGTGATGTTGTGAAGGGGCATAACAATTGTCAACATACAGTGCGCTATACCGAACTTGCTTCTACCAAGTTTCAAGGGCTGTGGGATGGGTGACTGTAGTATTATAAATTATTTTGTCTGTCTCCCCAAAATAATCGCTCTCCAAGGACATTTTGGAGGAGGAATCGATCGTCAATTCCTCCTACTTGTGAGATTTACTGGCGAGGTGCAACTTTGGAAACACTACAACCATCGCCACAATTGCAACCACTTGCACATTTACCTATTCCTAATAGTGAGAATATTTGTACTCTGACTTGAAAAATTAATATCAATAGAAAACACTAATTAGTTGTGTTTAACAGATCTAGTCTGATGAATAAAACCGATTTGGTGAAACTTTGGATATCTCGATCTACAAGCTTTGATGAGATAAAATAGTTATTGCTAATTTCTGAATAAATTTATGGATTATTAGAAGTTAATTTTAGATAGAGTAGCAAAAAGGTAGTATGTTCAAATCGTTCTGCCGAATAAATACTTGTTGCTGCGGCTGTAATTTTAACTCTTTAAATTGGCTGCAATTCAAATCAACAATTGCGACTTGACCATTATCTAATGTAAGTTCAACTCGAAAATTTCCATTCGAGAGGACAACTCGATTGACTGTAGCGGGAATTGAACAACTATCAGAGGAAATAGTAATTGGCATTTGCTGAAGTTGGCTAACAGACATTTGATTGCTCCTTAAATAGTTAGCGATCTGATGATATTAAACTAATTTTATTGTGATGTGAAAGGCTCCAAACCGATCCGAAACCTTTCACATCACCGTACTGTAATAATTATGCTTATTTCTTGTTAGGCATTGGCATCGGCATTGGCATAGACATCGAACCCATTTTCTTACAGCACGCACAACCGCCAGCCTCTTCTGCGGCAAAAGCAGATCCAGTTATTGCTACTAATACAGTGGCGACCGCTAACATCGCTCCGATTGCAGTTTTGATTTGTTTAGACATGATTAATTACCTTGAGAATATTTTGAACCTGCTACTACTGTAAACCCTCTAGTTGACTGTAGGGTCAAGATGTACAATAGACCTCTTGCGTGAATAGGAGTAGTTGAGGTAAAAGTAGGGAAAAGAGAAAGTTAGCATGACCTACCAACAACTCAAGTACCTACACCCCAAAGCCTTCAAGCGAAGATGTGGAGTACAGCCAAACACCTTTAACCTGATGGTTGAAATACTTAAACCAGATCTGGATCGTCGGGGTAAAAAAGGTGGGCAATGCAAACTCAGCGTCGAAGACCAGTTACTATTGGTACTAGAATATTGGCGAGAATATCGAACGCAATTTCATATTAGTACAAGTTGGAATCTAAGTGAATCAGCGGTTTGCCGATTAATTCGGAAAGTAGAAACGCTGCTAATGAATTCTGGCAAATTCCGATTACCAGGAAAAAAGCAACTTTATCAACAAGCTGATAATTGGCAAGTAATCGTAGTTGATGTGACCGAGAGTCCAATTGAGCGTCCAAAAAAAAGCAAAGAGATTACTACAGCGGCAAGAAAAAGCACCACACGCTAAAAGCGCAAGTAGTCGTCAACCAAGAAACAGGACAAATAATTTGTACTGCTTTTGGGAAAGGAAAAGTTCATGACTTCCGGTTGTTTAAGCTCGATCGATTGCCGATGTTACCAAATCAACTATGTTTAGCAGATAAAGGCTATCAGGGACTTGCGAAACTGCATCCTGATAGTTGCCTTCCGACGAAGAAGCCTCGCCAGGGCAAGCTAGACAATTCTGAACGTCAACATAATCGCTCGTTAGCAAGACTGCGAATCGTCGTTGAGCATGTTAACCGCAAACTTAAAATATTTCGGATTTTGGCTGAACGCTATCGCAATCGACGCAGACGTTTTGGTTTAAGATTTAACCTTATTTCCGCTATCCTCAATTTTGAACTTTCCTCTCCTTTCTGATTCACGCAAGAGGTCTAATCAAGATACTTAAAAATTACATAATTATTTAGATCCTATCCTACTGATCGGCTCTGATGAGTAGGTAGATCTCGATCGATCACCTCCCCAATCATGCTACAAAGATCTTTGCCAGATGGGTTATCTAAGGGGCGGCTTTCCCAGCGCGATTGATATGCTTCTAATTCCTGCTTCATCTCCTTCATTAGCTCGATCTGCTGCTCAAGCCCAGCTATTTTCTGTTTCAGTAAACCTTTGACGATTGGGCAAGCAGGGCTACCAGAAGAGCGAACACCAAGTACTTGGTGAATTTCGGCGAGGGAAAACCGTAAAGATTGGGCTTTTTTGATGAATTTTAGTCGCTCGATCGCTTCGTCATCGTAATAACGGTAGCCATTGTCACTTCTTTCAATTGGTATTAGCAATCCCAAACTTTCGTAATACCGAATCGTGCCTACTTCCACATCGGTTTGCTTGGCTACTTCACCAATTTTAAGCAGTTTTTTTGAGGATGATTTCTGTCGATCGATTTCTGTTGCTAGAGTAATCATAGTTATTAACTTTTACTACTATATTGTTCCCAGGTTTAAATTCTGGTTGAACTTGGGTTTTGGCAGTACCTGCTCCCATTCCATCCATGCCATTCATTTCCTTTGTTGAAATGGTTAACTCATTCAACTAGCTCAATCTTAAACCCTCAAGTCAACTGTAGAGTCAACTAAATAAGTGAGCCAATTCTTACTTTCAGTTGACCACAGACAACACAGATTATTTCAATCTCGGTTGTTAGGGTAGCCCAGCATGTGACGACGAGCTAGATAAAGGATAAATGGTGGCAAAACGATCCACTGAATTACAGCCAAAGCACTCATCCCTAGTATGGGTACTGCCAGTACAGGCACCCCATAGGTTTTAGAAATATTGACTCGATAGGTTTCGATAACGAGGGTGATTACCAACCCGATACTGGTAAATAAGAACGTCAGCTTAGGAGTCGGATGAAGCACCCAATCCCGCGAACGAACTAGCGCACTCACAACCCAACCACTGACCAGAATAATGACTCCATCGCCAAAGGTGCAGTGAGTCAAATCATAGATCTTGTCGGCTAAAGAGGGACGGTTGTAGAACTCGTAATAGGGAGCTTGCCAAACTTCGTAAATAAAATTGAGCAAAAAGGCAAACAGAAACAGGTTTGTTTCTGGTATTGCTAGAATTTGGATGTTTCGCTTGGACATAAACTTTTAAATTACCCTAATTCTTTCCAAGTTTTACCGCCATCTTGAGATTGAAAAACGGCATTCTTTTGATTTACTGCATAGAACACCTTAGGATTACTCGGTGCGATCGCCAGATATAGAATCACCCCTTTAGTACCAGTGCCCCACTGTTGCCAGGTTTTGCCACCATCCACACTCCGATCGAGATTCGCTGTCGAGGCAGCTTGAAAGCCATACATGACCGTCTGTGCGCCCTCTTGTTGCACTGCCAAGCCGATGACAGGGGCGGTTTGAGTGCTGGGAATCACGCGCCAAGTGTTGGCTCGGTCGATACTTTCATACAATCCCGATTGAGTCACGGCAAATACTCGATCGGCATTTACCGGATCGACAACGAGGTTAAATGGTGCCACTTTTAGCCCTTTTGCACTTGGTTTTGTCCAAGTCTTGCCTGTATCTGTTGAAACATGTAAGCCCTCCGCACCAGAAGCTGGAAAACCATAGAACATTTTTGGGTTACTGGGTGCGATCGCCAGGGCATGAAAATCAACCCCTGGTAGCGAAATTTGCCGCCAGTTCTGCGCTAAATCCTCAGTTACTTGAAAACCAAGATTACCCCCAGTTTGTGGGTGTCCACTGGCGTAAAACCGATTAGGATTGGTAGGATCTGCCGTAAATCCCATATAATCGGCCCGTTTTTGCTTTGGCTCCATCCAGAACCATTTACCTGTTTCGGCGCGTTGCAATAGCCCATGATGAGTCGCCAGATAAATCATCTGGGGATTGGTGGGATTGACTGACAGCCCGTGGGTGTGGTTCTTCGTTTGCCATTTAACAGCAGGATACATAGTCACCTTTGCTGCCAAATCAGTAGGGTTTGGAGCTGAATTTACCGTTTGATTAGTTGATTGGGTTGGAGAAATCGATTGAGTACCACGACTGAAAAATACCCCCAAGCCGCCACCGAGCAATAGAAAAGCAGCAATTGGTAACGTACAACACGCCACCATCGCAATGCCCATCCATTTCATTG harbors:
- a CDS encoding F510_1955 family glycosylhydrolase; its protein translation is MMSNSDKHDNSMKWMGIAMVACCTLPIAAFLLLGGGLGVFFSRGTQSISPTQSTNQTVNSAPNPTDLAAKVTMYPAVKWQTKNHTHGLSVNPTNPQMIYLATHHGLLQRAETGKWFWMEPKQKRADYMGFTADPTNPNRFYASGHPQTGGNLGFQVTEDLAQNWRQISLPGVDFHALAIAPSNPKMFYGFPASGAEGLHVSTDTGKTWTKPSAKGLKVAPFNLVVDPVNADRVFAVTQSGLYESIDRANTWRVIPSTQTAPVIGLAVQQEGAQTVMYGFQAASTANLDRSVDGGKTWQQWGTGTKGVILYLAIAPSNPKVFYAVNQKNAVFQSQDGGKTWKELG
- a CDS encoding Ada metal-binding domain-containing protein; this encodes MTLKEEDCWQAVLSRDTSLNGVFVYAVRSTGVYCRPGCAARQPRREQVVFFVLPEVAEQAGFRSCQRCCPRNPAPPDPQFDLVLQVCRYIEANVRDPLPLKVLSERINKSPSYLQRTFKQIMGTTPRAFTEAHRLRQLKTLLKQRQSVATALYQAGYGSSSCLYGRAVPHLGMTPLTYQRGRVVSYKERKIMGGK
- a CDS encoding IS5 family transposase (programmed frameshift), with the protein product MTYQQLKYLHPKAFKRRCGVQPNTFNLMVEILKPDLDRRGKKGGQCKLSVEDQLLLVLEYWREYRTQFHISTSWNLSESAVCRLIRKVETLLMNSGKFRLPGKKQLYQQADNWQVIVVDVTESPIERPKKKQRDYYSGKKKHHTLKAQVVVNQETGQIICTAFGKGKVHDFRLFKLDRLPMLPNQLCLADKGYQGLAKLHPDSCLPTKKPRQGKLDNSERQHNRSLARLRIVVEHVNRKLKIFRILAERYRNRRRRFGLRFNLISAILNFELSSPF
- a CDS encoding TOBE-like domain-containing protein, with protein sequence MSVSQLQQMPITISSDSCSIPATVNRVVLSNGNFRVELTLDNGQVAIVDLNCSQFKELKLQPQQQVFIRQNDLNILPFCYSI
- a CDS encoding heavy metal-responsive transcriptional regulator, translated to MITLATEIDRQKSSSKKLLKIGEVAKQTDVEVGTIRYYESLGLLIPIERSDNGYRYYDDEAIERLKFIKKAQSLRFSLAEIHQVLGVRSSGSPACPIVKGLLKQKIAGLEQQIELMKEMKQELEAYQSRWESRPLDNPSGKDLCSMIGEVIDRDLPTHQSRSVG